In Maridesulfovibrio sp., a single genomic region encodes these proteins:
- a CDS encoding rhodanese-like domain-containing protein — protein sequence MYFKQLTTEGLGCYSYVIGCPGAGEMVIVDPRRDVQEYLDISREEGMKITKVINTHVHADHVGGEQELRSITGAELMIHENAAVGYEHTPIKEGDTLVAGNAKLDFIYTPGHTPNAISILVTDLARGADPWMILTGDLLFVGDIGRPDLPGDEILDEQVENLYNSLYVKLGKLPDYLEVFPAHGQGSLCGKGMSAKPSSTLGYERRYNPMLRFDTFEAFREKVMESFPSRPKSFTHIINTNFKGAPLLERCPLDRAMNPEKFKQMIENGCTVIDVRDAAGFGGFHIPGSINIGLEKQLANWVGMAVEPDADLLLVVNSKEDYDKMCTQLHRIGYDKIFGYLHGGISAWLLAGYPVESLAQKSAAELHEAIAEGREFTLLDVRTPAEWNNGHIRGAIHKPFAQVLDEGIDVDKDSPVLVMCGSGYRSNIAGSALQSSGYTQVCSLAGGATAWARSGYELI from the coding sequence ATGTATTTTAAACAGCTCACAACAGAAGGACTTGGCTGTTATTCATATGTGATCGGATGTCCCGGAGCAGGCGAAATGGTCATTGTCGACCCCAGAAGGGATGTGCAGGAATATCTGGATATTTCCCGGGAAGAAGGCATGAAGATCACCAAAGTGATCAACACCCACGTGCATGCGGACCATGTAGGAGGAGAACAGGAACTGCGGTCCATCACCGGAGCGGAGCTGATGATCCATGAAAATGCCGCCGTGGGTTATGAACATACTCCGATCAAAGAAGGCGACACCCTTGTTGCGGGAAACGCCAAACTGGACTTCATCTATACGCCGGGGCACACACCCAATGCCATATCCATTCTGGTAACGGATCTGGCCCGAGGTGCCGATCCGTGGATGATTCTGACCGGAGACCTGCTGTTTGTCGGCGACATAGGACGCCCGGACCTGCCGGGGGACGAGATACTGGATGAGCAGGTGGAAAACCTCTACAACAGCCTGTACGTCAAACTGGGCAAGCTTCCGGATTACCTTGAAGTATTTCCGGCTCACGGGCAGGGTTCCCTGTGCGGAAAGGGCATGAGCGCCAAACCTAGCAGCACGCTCGGCTATGAACGCCGCTACAATCCCATGCTCCGCTTCGACACCTTCGAAGCCTTCAGGGAAAAGGTCATGGAATCTTTTCCGAGCCGTCCGAAATCTTTCACCCACATAATCAATACCAACTTCAAGGGGGCTCCGCTGCTTGAACGCTGCCCGCTTGACCGGGCCATGAATCCGGAGAAATTCAAGCAGATGATCGAAAACGGCTGCACGGTAATAGACGTGCGTGACGCGGCCGGATTCGGAGGCTTTCATATTCCCGGCAGCATCAATATCGGGCTGGAAAAACAGCTTGCCAACTGGGTCGGCATGGCTGTTGAACCGGATGCGGACCTGCTGCTGGTGGTCAATTCAAAGGAAGACTACGATAAAATGTGCACCCAACTGCACAGAATCGGATATGACAAGATTTTCGGTTACCTGCATGGAGGCATCAGCGCATGGCTCCTGGCCGGTTATCCGGTGGAAAGTCTCGCCCAGAAATCAGCAGCGGAACTTCACGAAGCAATTGCGGAAGGCCGGGAATTCACCCTGCTTGATGTGCGCACACCTGCGGAATGGAACAACGGGCACATACGCGGGGCAATTCACAAACCGTTCGCGCAGGTTCTGGATGAAGGAATCGATGTGGACAAGGACAGCCCCGTTCTGGTCATGTGCGGTTCAGGTTACCGCTCCAATATCGCCGGCAGCGCCCTGCAAAGCAGCGGCTACACTCAGGTCTGTTCGCTGGCCGGCGGGGCAACTGCCTGGGCCAGATCAGGATATGAATTAATCTGA
- a CDS encoding desulfoferrodoxin family protein gives MTSRRKFISLSVAAAAAALVPAGKAEAASPKFPSNVVYTEKDPGVWAKKAATHLPQVERKDNKVVIRTLHPMTKEHYIVRHTLVDDKGNVIGAKTFSNTDKKAVSRFELPEGAKGTYYATSFCNKHDFWVKKIKL, from the coding sequence ATGACTTCAAGAAGAAAATTCATCTCACTGTCAGTTGCAGCAGCAGCCGCGGCATTGGTTCCGGCAGGAAAGGCTGAAGCAGCCAGTCCGAAGTTCCCGTCCAATGTGGTTTATACGGAAAAAGATCCCGGCGTATGGGCCAAAAAGGCGGCGACTCACCTGCCGCAGGTGGAGCGCAAAGACAACAAAGTAGTTATCAGGACCCTGCACCCGATGACAAAAGAACACTACATTGTCCGCCATACTCTGGTCGATGACAAAGGGAATGTGATCGGGGCAAAAACATTTTCAAATACCGATAAAAAAGCCGTGTCCCGCTTTGAACTGCCTGAAGGGGCAAAAGGCACCTACTACGCAACCAGTTTCTGTAACAAGCATGACTTCTGGGTAAAAAAAATCAAGCTGTAA
- a CDS encoding ATP-binding protein, with protein sequence MKFFKEWWLAGCFIAMTVVSMAIIIIPTSITSRNSLSTLARDIMVNITSYTIDKSKSYLLPAEKAAELTKFLADSKIVSSETPLSMINYFYQQMNLYPQFTSIYYGNIKGEFFMASRSNARSPDGFYTKIIRIENNIRTCDLTWSDRDHLAIESKEAPEDRYDPRQRPWFIDAVMQNDIVWTAPYLFFTGNKPGITTASPVYDERGILKGVVGVDISIEELSIFLSKLTIGKGGKAFIVDSSGDVVAFPDLKELKQIGQDGQKIRLSKITELEDKVSQRAFSSLNLPPDKLPRQAVFTSFIYDNKRYSAMFTPFSNSKWPWIIGIYIPENDYLGGIKNTQTINIIIAICAVILAGITGWGVARKLEMSRENAIRANESKSSFLAMMSHEIRTPMNVILGATDLLMNSGPREQQKSYIKLLRDAGTGLLDLLNDILDMSKVEAGLLELENIGFNPRKLLRQSMDVFTFAAEKKNIALELEIEPEFPEGILGDPVRMKQVLINLIGNAVKFTSSGGVYVRADAARSAKSNKIKLIFKVHDTGPGIPASQQKTIFKSFTQADRSITREHSGTGLGLSISKSISKLMEGDIEVNSSPGNGSTFIFTATVSECRNLQKAETEPVSEDAAPCTPRRVLLVEDNRSNQMLFSHYLQDSPHEISIASNGEDGVKMFGQLKPDIVFMDIEMPIMDGYEATRELRKWEKDNNSPETPVVALSAHAIKGTEEAVREAGCTSYMTKPVTKTQLLEKIKKHT encoded by the coding sequence ATGAAATTTTTCAAAGAATGGTGGCTTGCCGGCTGCTTCATAGCAATGACTGTCGTTTCCATGGCAATCATTATTATACCAACGTCGATTACGAGCAGGAACTCACTCTCGACTCTGGCGCGGGACATAATGGTGAACATCACATCCTACACCATTGATAAATCAAAAAGCTACCTTCTTCCGGCAGAAAAGGCCGCAGAGCTTACCAAATTCCTGGCTGACAGCAAAATTGTCAGCAGCGAAACTCCGCTCTCCATGATTAATTATTTCTACCAGCAGATGAACCTCTACCCGCAGTTCACTAGTATATATTATGGCAATATCAAAGGCGAATTCTTCATGGCCTCCCGTTCCAATGCCAGATCTCCAGATGGATTTTATACCAAAATCATCAGAATTGAAAACAACATACGGACCTGCGATCTGACCTGGTCAGACCGGGATCATTTGGCAATAGAATCAAAAGAAGCCCCGGAAGACAGATACGACCCGAGGCAGAGGCCATGGTTCATAGACGCTGTCATGCAAAACGACATAGTCTGGACAGCCCCCTACCTGTTCTTCACCGGCAACAAACCGGGAATAACCACAGCTAGCCCCGTATATGACGAACGAGGAATTCTAAAAGGTGTTGTCGGTGTTGATATCAGCATAGAAGAGTTGTCTATTTTCCTAAGCAAGCTGACCATAGGAAAAGGAGGAAAGGCCTTCATAGTGGACAGCAGCGGAGATGTTGTCGCCTTTCCGGACCTCAAGGAACTGAAACAGATCGGCCAGGACGGACAGAAAATACGTTTGAGCAAAATTACGGAACTTGAGGACAAGGTCAGCCAGCGGGCATTCAGTTCACTGAACCTTCCCCCGGACAAACTGCCCAGACAGGCCGTGTTTACGAGTTTCATCTACGACAACAAGCGCTACAGCGCCATGTTCACCCCTTTCAGCAATTCCAAGTGGCCATGGATAATCGGCATCTACATACCGGAAAACGACTACCTGGGGGGCATAAAGAACACTCAGACCATCAACATCATCATTGCCATCTGTGCGGTTATACTGGCCGGAATCACCGGCTGGGGGGTGGCCCGCAAGCTCGAAATGAGCAGGGAAAACGCAATTCGGGCCAATGAATCAAAAAGCAGCTTCCTGGCAATGATGAGTCATGAAATCCGGACCCCGATGAACGTCATTCTCGGAGCCACCGACCTGTTGATGAATTCCGGTCCGCGCGAGCAGCAGAAATCATACATTAAACTGCTCCGCGATGCAGGAACCGGGCTGCTTGACCTCCTGAACGATATTCTGGACATGTCCAAAGTCGAAGCAGGTCTGCTGGAACTTGAAAATATAGGTTTCAACCCGCGCAAACTGCTCAGGCAGAGCATGGACGTTTTCACTTTTGCCGCTGAAAAGAAAAACATAGCGCTGGAACTGGAAATCGAACCGGAATTTCCGGAAGGAATTCTCGGTGATCCGGTACGGATGAAGCAGGTCCTCATCAACCTCATCGGCAATGCGGTAAAATTCACATCCAGCGGCGGGGTTTATGTGAGAGCGGACGCCGCCCGCTCGGCCAAAAGCAATAAAATCAAACTTATTTTCAAAGTCCATGACACTGGACCGGGAATACCTGCATCCCAGCAAAAGACCATTTTCAAAAGTTTCACACAGGCGGACAGGTCAATCACCCGTGAACATTCCGGTACCGGCCTTGGATTGTCCATCAGCAAAAGCATCAGCAAGCTGATGGAGGGTGATATTGAGGTGAACAGCAGCCCCGGTAACGGAAGTACATTTATCTTTACCGCCACTGTTTCGGAATGCAGAAACCTGCAGAAAGCGGAGACAGAACCGGTTTCCGAAGACGCAGCACCATGCACTCCGCGCAGGGTTCTGCTGGTGGAAGACAACAGAAGCAACCAGATGCTTTTCAGCCACTATCTGCAGGATTCACCGCACGAAATCTCAATAGCCTCCAACGGCGAAGACGGAGTCAAAATGTTCGGCCAGTTGAAACCGGACATTGTTTTCATGGACATTGAGATGCCGATAATGGACGGCTACGAAGCGACCCGTGAACTGCGAAAATGGGAAAAGGATAACAACTCCCCGGAAACACCGGTAGTGGCCCTGTCCGCGCATGCCATCAAAGGAACGGAAGAAGCTGTGCGCGAAGCCGGCTGCACATCCTATATGACCAAGCCGGTAACAAAAACCCAGCTTCTGGAAAAGATTAAGAAACACACTTAA
- a CDS encoding PEP/pyruvate-binding domain-containing protein translates to MNMHKLEDFVLTAKIWKHRLGRLFAPKTVLNDKYRSFKKLLEYDAAAMDIIAGLEDVFYGKKLADRQFASVACRDLAEAVHGMVEQLEQMNPAGYRDLEAAFSRVADKVAESSSLPLPSSTPPYIVPLVEAGEYPHLTGGKGANLGRVLAIGDINVPCGFVITANAFNHYIEFNDLQDKLEVLLSRMEAGKRDRLAELTLEIQELILAGEVPPEVAAEVEESIKLHLPPEGLIAVRSSALAEDSEISFAGQYASELNIRREDVLDGYKRVLAGKYCPRAVSYRISNGLTDSDTAMAVVVIPMIEAVSAGVIYSVDPDCMNRDSIGIYAVRGVGSSLVDGSVVPSKVSLSRGDDPCPVGECAYDRSSLPPEEILTALARCALRLEEHFGCPQDVEWAVDGDGQFHILQTRPLQREHSEAVRQRGPVPVVPVIEGLEKASYGAGCGEIYFARTGAEIAGIPEGAVLVTPTLKPSLLTFSGNINAVLSETGSRASHFASVARELGIPVLVGFVMDRFTSGQVVTVDGVEGAVYDGCVEDVLTRSFSTAGVSKRVLDLYTGIIPHTVRLSLMDPQAPEFSPQGCRSLHDFVRFCHEMSVREMFSLVDRRGLGMGSAKRLETGLPLVVYLLDLDGGLDSSAARKKNVQPQDIRCLPMLHFWNGLSDERVTWPEEMTHVDWEEFDRMSAGIFSRDSKLLASYGILAEDYLHLLIRFGYHLSEVDSLCTDEPAQNYIRFRFKGGGAGLDNRLLRIEFIKRVLAHYGFDTELRGDMLDGFSSRLPKDETSRQLEILGYLLAVTRLMDMRLTSVEDVDAEVGRFIDEIEVADGSGE, encoded by the coding sequence ATGAATATGCACAAGTTGGAGGACTTTGTTTTGACCGCAAAAATATGGAAACACAGGCTTGGCAGGCTGTTTGCCCCGAAGACAGTCCTGAACGATAAATACAGATCATTCAAAAAGCTTTTGGAGTATGATGCTGCCGCAATGGATATTATTGCCGGGCTGGAAGATGTTTTCTACGGGAAAAAGCTTGCCGACCGGCAGTTCGCAAGTGTTGCCTGCCGTGATCTTGCGGAAGCTGTTCATGGTATGGTCGAACAGCTTGAGCAGATGAATCCGGCCGGTTACCGTGATCTGGAAGCCGCCTTCTCAAGAGTGGCCGATAAAGTTGCGGAATCTTCTTCCCTGCCTCTGCCGAGCAGTACGCCTCCGTATATTGTCCCGCTGGTCGAGGCCGGGGAATACCCCCATCTGACCGGAGGCAAGGGGGCAAATCTGGGGCGTGTTCTGGCCATTGGGGACATCAATGTTCCGTGCGGTTTCGTGATCACGGCCAACGCATTCAACCACTATATTGAATTCAATGACTTACAGGATAAACTTGAAGTCCTGCTTTCCCGCATGGAAGCAGGTAAAAGAGACCGTCTTGCAGAACTCACTCTGGAAATTCAGGAATTGATCCTAGCGGGTGAAGTTCCGCCGGAAGTGGCTGCGGAAGTGGAGGAGAGCATAAAACTGCACCTGCCCCCGGAAGGGTTGATCGCGGTGCGTTCCAGCGCTCTGGCCGAAGACAGTGAAATTTCCTTTGCCGGTCAGTATGCCAGCGAATTGAACATTCGTCGCGAGGATGTTCTGGACGGATACAAACGGGTGCTGGCCGGGAAATATTGTCCGCGGGCTGTTTCCTATCGTATTTCCAACGGGTTGACCGACAGTGATACAGCAATGGCCGTAGTGGTGATTCCCATGATAGAGGCGGTCAGCGCCGGAGTCATATATTCAGTTGACCCCGACTGTATGAACAGGGATTCCATAGGAATTTATGCCGTTCGTGGCGTTGGCAGTTCCCTTGTGGATGGAAGTGTTGTCCCGTCAAAAGTGTCCCTGAGCCGCGGCGATGATCCTTGTCCGGTGGGGGAGTGTGCTTATGACCGTTCAAGCCTGCCGCCGGAGGAGATTCTCACTGCTCTTGCCCGCTGTGCATTGCGTCTTGAAGAGCATTTCGGCTGTCCGCAGGATGTGGAATGGGCCGTGGACGGTGACGGGCAGTTTCATATTCTGCAGACCCGGCCGCTGCAGCGTGAACATTCCGAGGCGGTCAGACAACGCGGTCCGGTCCCGGTAGTTCCCGTGATTGAAGGATTGGAAAAGGCCTCATACGGTGCCGGGTGCGGGGAAATCTATTTTGCCAGAACCGGAGCGGAGATTGCGGGAATACCGGAAGGGGCGGTGCTGGTAACCCCCACACTTAAACCTTCGTTGCTGACTTTTTCCGGCAATATAAATGCGGTGCTTTCGGAGACCGGCAGCAGGGCAAGTCATTTTGCCTCGGTTGCCAGAGAACTTGGAATTCCCGTTCTGGTGGGCTTTGTCATGGACAGGTTCACCTCGGGGCAGGTTGTGACCGTGGATGGAGTAGAGGGTGCTGTTTATGACGGATGTGTTGAGGATGTTCTGACCCGCTCATTCAGCACTGCCGGTGTTTCAAAGAGGGTGCTTGATCTGTATACCGGCATCATCCCCCATACTGTCAGGCTGAGCCTTATGGACCCGCAGGCCCCGGAATTCAGTCCGCAGGGCTGCCGTTCCCTGCATGATTTTGTCCGCTTCTGCCATGAAATGTCGGTCCGGGAAATGTTCTCGCTTGTTGATCGCCGAGGTCTGGGCATGGGGTCGGCCAAAAGGCTTGAAACCGGATTGCCGCTTGTCGTCTACCTGCTCGATCTGGATGGCGGGTTGGATTCTTCCGCCGCCCGTAAAAAAAATGTGCAGCCGCAGGACATCCGCTGCCTGCCCATGCTGCATTTCTGGAACGGTCTTTCCGATGAACGGGTTACATGGCCGGAAGAGATGACCCACGTGGACTGGGAAGAATTTGACCGGATGTCGGCGGGAATTTTCAGCCGCGATTCCAAGCTGCTGGCCAGCTACGGCATACTTGCCGAAGACTACCTGCATCTGCTTATCCGGTTCGGGTATCACCTTTCGGAAGTGGATTCCCTGTGCACGGATGAACCTGCCCAGAATTATATCCGTTTCCGTTTCAAGGGCGGTGGGGCCGGGCTGGATAACAGACTCCTGCGTATTGAATTCATAAAGAGGGTGCTGGCCCATTACGGATTTGATACGGAACTGCGTGGCGACATGCTGGACGGGTTCAGCTCCAGGCTGCCGAAGGATGAAACTTCCCGGCAATTGGAGATTCTCGGATACCTGCTTGCCGTAACCAGGCTCATGGACATGCGCTTGACTTCTGTTGAAGATGTTGATGCAGAGGTCGGCAGGTTCATTGATGAAATCGAGGTGGCAGATGGTTCAGGAGAATAA
- a CDS encoding dual specificity protein phosphatase, whose product MKSRWQMVQENKELPYRLTWVTDQLAVGCAPMSYAQLDYIREQGIDAIINLCGEFCDLHEIELSAGFEVHYLPLDDEEAPGLVELENALAWMDEAIYLGKKVLIHCRHGIGRTGTVLNAYLLRRGLGHRLAGQKMRKLRSKPANFAQWWTIRKYGRKSGKLSAREPSLEFKRLVDLSPFFNDYFKLVEEVEQRASCYENRTLCGRDHDRCCRVPVRVQLAEALHLSQRINLELTHEQRKSVIERAVETSRAERRAARELEASGSSGYCLSESGSLCPLLEDGKCLLFDFRPLQCRAFGLDLSNDGELWHNILIPQLDRISFEIWFAYTGVLHDSAMPVFSLPDVVSGKFFEQLFKLMMAHGLQDE is encoded by the coding sequence ATGAAATCGAGGTGGCAGATGGTTCAGGAGAATAAGGAACTGCCGTACCGTCTGACCTGGGTCACGGATCAACTGGCTGTGGGCTGTGCTCCCATGAGCTATGCCCAGCTTGATTATATCCGCGAGCAGGGAATTGACGCCATCATTAACCTCTGCGGAGAGTTCTGTGATCTGCACGAGATAGAACTCAGTGCCGGATTTGAAGTTCATTACCTGCCTTTGGACGATGAAGAGGCTCCGGGACTTGTGGAGCTGGAAAATGCTCTGGCCTGGATGGACGAGGCCATTTATCTGGGCAAGAAGGTGCTAATCCATTGCCGCCACGGAATAGGAAGGACCGGGACGGTTCTTAATGCCTATCTGCTGCGGCGTGGACTGGGACATAGGCTGGCCGGGCAGAAAATGCGCAAATTAAGGTCGAAACCGGCCAATTTTGCCCAGTGGTGGACGATCCGTAAATACGGTCGTAAAAGCGGCAAACTATCAGCCCGCGAGCCTTCTCTTGAGTTCAAAAGATTGGTGGATCTGTCTCCTTTCTTCAACGATTACTTTAAGCTTGTTGAAGAGGTTGAACAGCGTGCTTCCTGTTATGAAAACAGGACCCTTTGCGGGCGGGATCATGACCGGTGCTGCCGTGTTCCGGTACGTGTCCAGCTTGCCGAGGCCCTGCATCTCAGTCAGCGCATAAATCTGGAGCTTACACATGAGCAGCGCAAGTCCGTGATTGAAAGGGCTGTTGAAACATCCCGTGCGGAACGCAGGGCGGCCAGAGAACTTGAAGCGTCCGGCAGCAGCGGATACTGTCTTTCCGAATCCGGCTCGCTTTGTCCACTTCTGGAGGATGGAAAATGTCTGCTGTTCGATTTCAGGCCATTGCAGTGCCGTGCGTTCGGGCTGGACCTTTCAAATGACGGAGAGCTTTGGCACAACATTCTCATCCCGCAGCTTGATCGTATTTCGTTTGAAATATGGTTTGCCTATACCGGAGTGCTGCACGATTCGGCCATGCCGGTCTTTTCCTTGCCGGATGTTGTTTCCGGAAAATTTTTCGAGCAGCTTTTCAAACTTATGATGGCGCACGGTCTACAGGATGAATAG
- a CDS encoding mechanosensitive ion channel domain-containing protein yields the protein MWKRNCFPGSAALLLFMCFILFSSADPVLAQVEDFSLVTSRINSFKEFEAEEVVNYAEMQSFLKDAHDKLSNWQQKFQHVALSERSSLASPIQRKRLKIRLGSLGRDNSAILDDLGQARSDCAARLDILKSYINAWSSVPDGMPEDISSMVTSGIKEIRSLKSDSEKQLLRIDYLLKISGRLQSRIDSLEQKEKNDLFDLWSDWLVEGKDPVFTTDFWRKLVPGRSWVELKTSEFKVATAKFKSEYSRFLFIVAGLFIFGSFLIRLMDKSDYFQNRSEIERRKSLRYLFTACLSFAVYAADKVVFPDTMETVAVMAFGVFYWAVLRLSKLICRARVGLVDGEIRAGLLFVVSGLLLVQQIPGRLVICIFLVMLLLFWGYGSYRAWSRSRLQGLALSVRRDSLLSPLFFLALFGYGRLACVLAIIWSLVLFIKGFGSAWAQILFIRTEMSVELKKGLVRSLAVPAGWAVAFGLAAFWLCDFFGISAVSGVMDISFTRNDYSISLGNIVWLAIFFFMTRQCVSAFKVSIEYVGSTWPRGKRGAVPSIQTLFSYAVWLIFSLVSFHILGLSLTSITVIAGGLSVGIGFGLQNIVNNFIGGLILLFGRSIQQGDVIELSGLWCTVKKINIRTTLVETFENAVIMIPNSDLVASQVTNWTKNNSVIRRDILVGVAYGSDIEKVREVLLRLAAEHPRVMKNPAPYVHFSDFGASSLDFILRIWIDDIDVTLVTMSELRFAINSAFKEMNIEIAFPQMDIHVKDLPAGKGDVSSI from the coding sequence GTGTGGAAGAGAAATTGTTTTCCGGGTTCAGCAGCACTGCTGCTTTTCATGTGTTTTATATTATTTTCGTCCGCCGATCCGGTTCTCGCTCAGGTGGAGGATTTCAGCCTGGTTACAAGCCGTATCAACAGCTTCAAGGAATTTGAGGCTGAAGAAGTTGTCAACTATGCTGAAATGCAGAGTTTCCTTAAGGATGCACATGACAAGTTGAGCAACTGGCAGCAGAAGTTCCAGCATGTTGCCCTCTCTGAAAGGTCTTCCCTTGCTTCGCCCATACAGCGCAAACGGCTCAAAATCCGGTTGGGGAGTCTGGGCCGGGATAACTCCGCCATTCTGGATGATCTGGGGCAGGCCCGGTCGGATTGCGCCGCACGTCTTGATATTCTGAAGTCGTACATCAATGCCTGGTCCTCTGTTCCGGATGGCATGCCGGAAGATATAAGCAGCATGGTTACGTCCGGGATAAAGGAAATAAGGTCTCTCAAATCCGATTCCGAAAAGCAGCTGCTGAGAATAGACTATCTCCTTAAAATTTCAGGTAGGCTCCAGAGCCGCATAGATTCGCTTGAGCAGAAGGAAAAGAACGATCTTTTCGATCTGTGGTCCGACTGGCTGGTGGAAGGTAAGGACCCTGTCTTCACAACTGATTTCTGGCGGAAACTTGTTCCCGGACGGTCATGGGTGGAGTTGAAGACTTCCGAGTTTAAAGTTGCAACCGCAAAATTCAAGAGCGAATATTCAAGATTTTTATTCATTGTAGCAGGATTGTTCATCTTCGGATCTTTTCTGATACGCCTGATGGATAAAAGCGACTATTTCCAGAATCGTTCGGAAATTGAGCGCAGGAAGTCGTTGCGCTACCTTTTTACAGCCTGTTTATCGTTTGCTGTTTATGCGGCAGACAAAGTTGTTTTTCCGGATACAATGGAAACAGTTGCCGTCATGGCGTTCGGAGTTTTCTACTGGGCCGTTCTACGGCTTTCCAAGTTGATCTGCAGGGCCAGAGTCGGCCTTGTTGACGGTGAGATCAGGGCCGGGCTGCTGTTTGTTGTAAGCGGACTGCTGCTGGTGCAGCAGATTCCTGGAAGACTCGTTATCTGTATTTTTCTGGTGATGCTTCTTTTGTTCTGGGGATACGGTTCCTACCGGGCCTGGTCCCGGAGCAGGCTGCAGGGGCTGGCACTGTCCGTACGTAGGGACAGTCTGCTTTCTCCGTTGTTTTTTCTCGCTCTGTTCGGTTACGGAAGGCTGGCCTGTGTTCTGGCTATAATCTGGTCGCTTGTCCTTTTCATCAAGGGGTTCGGATCGGCTTGGGCTCAGATTCTTTTTATCCGCACGGAGATGAGTGTTGAACTCAAAAAGGGGTTGGTGAGGAGCCTTGCCGTTCCGGCCGGCTGGGCGGTTGCATTCGGCCTTGCCGCGTTCTGGCTGTGCGATTTCTTCGGCATAAGCGCTGTTTCCGGGGTCATGGATATATCTTTTACCCGGAATGATTATTCCATTTCACTGGGTAATATTGTCTGGCTGGCGATATTCTTTTTTATGACCAGACAGTGTGTATCCGCTTTCAAAGTATCAATCGAATACGTGGGAAGCACCTGGCCCAGAGGAAAAAGAGGGGCTGTCCCGTCAATACAGACCCTGTTTTCATACGCCGTATGGCTTATATTCTCACTTGTATCCTTTCATATTCTAGGATTGAGCCTGACGAGCATCACGGTAATTGCCGGTGGTCTAAGTGTCGGTATAGGTTTTGGACTTCAGAATATTGTGAACAATTTCATCGGCGGGCTGATCCTCCTTTTTGGCAGATCAATCCAGCAGGGCGATGTCATAGAGCTGAGCGGCCTCTGGTGTACGGTTAAAAAAATCAATATCCGCACCACTTTGGTGGAGACATTTGAAAATGCCGTGATCATGATTCCGAACTCTGATCTGGTTGCTTCGCAGGTGACGAACTGGACAAAGAACAACTCCGTTATCAGGCGTGATATTCTGGTCGGAGTGGCCTATGGTTCCGATATAGAAAAAGTCCGCGAGGTTCTGCTCAGGCTGGCAGCGGAACATCCGCGTGTGATGAAGAACCCGGCCCCATATGTCCATTTCAGCGATTTCGGTGCCAGCAGCCTTGATTTCATCCTGCGGATCTGGATCGATGATATCGACGTCACGCTGGTGACCATGTCGGAACTCCGGTTTGCCATAAATAGTGCTTTCAAGGAAATGAACATAGAAATCGCCTTTCCGCAGATGGACATCCATGTAAAGGACCTTCCTGCCGGAAAAGGTGATGTTTCATCTATCTAA